Within Vigna unguiculata cultivar IT97K-499-35 chromosome 2, ASM411807v1, whole genome shotgun sequence, the genomic segment TAactgttttttatatttttcttctgtttacaggcttcaaatcaagatttcaaactgattcaagagtctttttcgCTGTACAACTTAACTGGTAAGTCATTTGTAGCAAAATCGACCTTTTTCTTTAccaatttatctatattttttcaCCTTTTACAAGCAAACCGTTCATCTTCTTCACTTTTCTACCCTCAAATCtctttgtcatttttttttcgttcatgGTCTTTTTTAATAAAGCATTCTATCAGCAAATCTCTTTATTGTTACCTGATTTACGTTTTTATTTGgacatttttcaaagagttcatcatacactatattttttcaaagttcTACACGAAAAAGagttaatttaactatttttggcGTTTATCTACTTTGATAAAactgtttcttatatttttcttctggatacaggcttaaaataaaaatttcaaagtcaTGCACGAGTCTTTTTGTTAAACAACTTAACTGGTATGTAATTTGTATGAAAATCTACCTTTTTCTTCACcaatttatctgtattttttcaccttttacaagcaaacc encodes:
- the LOC114173192 gene encoding uncharacterized protein LOC114173192, with translation MVDTRALRFQMRRSEYIVFVSRSEDVVSLFPFATCLIWFTTTNLTSGFKSRFQTDSRVFFAVQLNWLKIKISKSCTSLFVKQLNWYVICMKIYLFLHQFICIFSPFTSKPFIFFIFLP